A region of Zeugodacus cucurbitae isolate PBARC_wt_2022May chromosome 5, idZeuCucr1.2, whole genome shotgun sequence DNA encodes the following proteins:
- the Cyp4g1_1 gene encoding uncharacterized protein Cyp4g1_1, translating to MSAATETVQEAITQASASGGLGALWTALIGVVVIAALYEYWRRSSREYRMTKNIPSPPEVPVLGNAHLVLGCSNAEVVAKGNTYLEKYGETLRATLGHVLIVFLTNPNDIEIILSSNNHLNKSEEYRYFKPWFGDGLLISSGNHWRHHRKMIAPTFHQSILKSFVPTFVQHSKNVVERMAKELGKEFDIHDYMSQTTVEILLSTAMGVKKIPEGNKSFEYAKAVVDMCDIIHKRQVKVMYRLDAIYNMTKMRQKGDKMMDIILGMTKRVVMERKANYSAEGNGIVEEVDETAKKAAAKKVGGLRDDLDDIDENDVGAKRRLALLDAMVDMAKNPEIEWSEKDIMDEVNTIMFEGHDTTSAGSSFALCMMGMHKDVQEKVFAEQKAIFGDNLMRDCTFNDTMEMKYLERVIMETLRMYPPVPLIARRVDSDVKLASGPYVVPKGTTVVVLQYRVHRRPDIYANPDKFDPDNFLPERMANRHYYSFIPFSAGPRSCVGRKYAMLKLKVLLSTIIRNYTIHCNETEADWKLQADIILKLENGFNVVLQKRQPVVAIRQTVLCSSARSAVVINTMDLINTTRPEQQYITVSKQHILSSPLYVSLIGALLALVLYDIWFRNTDAYKKLKSIPGPPVLPLIGNAHLLLGLTPTEMVQEALRYLHYYGETISGCFFNFMVVFLTNPADIEIILNSTVHMEKSDEYKYFQPWFGDGLLISKGAHWRHHRKMIAPTFHQSILKSFVPTFVQHSKNIAKRLEAKYLGREFDVHHHMSQTTVEILLNTAMGMKQLPPGRECARYAEAVLEMCDILQKRQIKAHYHFDFLYRWTKLRQRCDKMMDIILALTKRVIAERREHFNFETDGVLDQQDVLNARACDRKKEGLRDDLDEIDEANDVGAKRRLAFLDAMVEMTKNPDIEWTEKDVMDEVNTIMFEGHDTTAACSSFVLSLLGIHKDVQTRVYEEQKQIFADDTERDCTFADTLEMQYLERVIKETLRLYPPVPVTGRKVNEDVRLASGPYTIPKGTTVVLGTYAVHRRADCYENPDKFDPDNFLPEKVSKRHYYSYVPFSAGPRSCVGRKYAMLMLKVLLSTLVRKFAIHSNVDETQFQLQGDIILKLANGFKVVLTTRQH from the exons atgtcaGCTGCAACGGAGACAGTGCAAGAGGCGATTACACAGGCCTCGGCCAGCGGTGGTCTGGGCGCCTTGTGGACAGCTTTGATCGGTGTGGTGGTGATTGCGGCCTTGTACGAGTACTGGCGACGTAGCTCACGTGAATATCGTATGACCAAGAATATACCCAGTCCACCGGAGGTGCCCGTTTTGGGTAATGCGCATTTAGTGCTCGGCTGTTCGAATGCGG AGGTTGTCGCCAAGGGTAATACCTATCTGGAAAAGTATGGTGAAACATTGCGTGCTACACTGGGTCATGTACTCATCGTATTCCTCACTAATCCCAACGATATTGAGATTATCTTGAGCAGCAACAATCACTTGAATAAATCCGAAGAGTACCGTTACTTCAAACCATGGTTCGGTGATGGTCTGCTCATTAGCAGCGGTAATCACTGGCGTCATCATCGCAAAATGATTGCACCCACCTTCCATCAGAGCATTTTGAAGAGTTTCGTACCGACTTTTGTGCAACATTCCAAAAATGTTGTGGAACGTATGGCTAAGGAATTGGGTAAGGAGTTCGATATTCACGATTACATGTCACAAACCACTGTGGAGATCTTGCTCAGCACCGCTATGGGTGTGAAGAAGATACCGGAGGGTAACAAGAGTTTCGAATATGCCAAGGCTGTCGTGGATATGTGTGACATCATACACAAGCGTCAAGTGAAAGTCATGTACCGTTTGGATGCCATTTACAATATGACTAAAATGCGTCAAAAGGGTGATAAAATGATGGACATCATCTTGGGCATGACCAAGCGTGTGGTTATGGAACGCAAGGCGAACTACAGCGCGGAAGGTAATGGTATTGTTGAGGAGGTCGATGAGACGGCAAAGAAAGCGGCTGCCAAGAAGGTCGGTGGTCTGCGTGACGATTTGGATGATATCGATGAGAATGATGTAGGTGCTAAACGTCGTCTGGCGTTGTTGGACGCTATGGTGGATATGGCTAAGAACCCCGAGATCGAGTGGAGCGAGAAGGATATTATGGATGAGGTTAACACCATTATGTTTGAG GGTCATGACACTACATCGGCTGGTTCCAGCTTTGCACTGTGCATGATGGGCATGCATAAGGATGTGCAAGAGAAGGTCTTTGCAGAACAGAAGGCTATCTTTGGTGATAATTTGATGCGTGACTGCACCTTCAACGATACCatggaaatgaaatatttggaaCGTGTCATTATGGAGACACTGCGTATGTACCCACCAGTACCGTTGATTGCACGTCGCGTCGATAGCGATGTGAAATTGGCTTCAGGCCCTTATGTTGTGCCGAAGGGCACCACTGTGGTGGTACTACAGTATCGCGTACACCGACGCCCCGACATTTATGCCAACCCTGATAAGTTCGATCCCGACAACTTCTTGCCCGAGCGCATGGCCAATCGCCATTACTACAGTTTCATACCATTCAGCGCTGGTCCACGTAGTTGCGTTGGTCGTAAGTACGCCATGTTGAAGCTAAAGGTGCTGCTCTCCACCATCATTCGTAATTACACGATTCACTGCAATGAGACCGAGGCGGATTGGAAGCTACAGGctgatattattttgaaattggaGAACGGTTTCAATGTGGTGCTACAGAAGCGACAACCGGTTGTGGCG ATTAGACAAACAGTGCTTTGCAGTAGCGCCAGAAGTGCAGTTGTCATAAACACAATGGATTTAATAAACACAACCAGACCTGAACAACAATATATTACAGTATCAAAGCAGCACATCCTGTCGAGTCCTTTATATGTCAGTTTGATCGGTGCATTGCTGGCTTTAGTATTATATGATATTTGGTTTCGCAATACCGATGCTTACAAGAAGCTGAAAAGTATACCTGGACCGCCGGTGCTGCCGCTTATTGGCAATGCGCATTTGCTGTTGGGTCTTACTCCCACCG AGATGGTGCAGGAGGCACTCAGATACTTGCATTACTACGGTGAGACAATCAGCGGTTGTTTCTTCAACTTTATGGTAGTCTTCCTCACCAATCCGGCCGACATTGAAATCATACTCAACAGCACCGTACACATGGAGAAGTCCGATGAGTATAAATACTTTCAGCCCTGGTTCGGTGATGGTCTACTCATTAGCAAGGGCGCACATTGGCGTCATCATCGCAAAATGATCGCACCCACCTTCCATCAGAGTATACTTAAGAGTTTCGTGCCAACTTTTGTGCAGCACTCCAAGAATATCGCGAAACGCTTGGAAGCCAAATATCTGGGCCGTGAGTTCGACGTACATCATCATATGAGTCAGACGACGGTGGAGATACTACTTAACACCGCTATGGGCATGAAACAGTTACCCCCAGGCAGAGAATGTGCACGATATGCCGAAGCCGTGTTGGAAATGTGTGATATACTGCAGAAGCGTCAGATTAAGGCGCACTATCATTTCGATTTCCTTTATCGTTGGACGAAATTGCGTCAGCGTTGCGATAAAATGATGGACATTATCTTGGCATTAACGAAGCGTGTCATCGCCGAGCGGCGTGAACATTTCAATTTCGAAACAGATGGCGTGTTAGATCAACAGGATGTGCTAAATGCGCGGGCGTGCGATCGGAAGAAGGAAGGACTGCGTGACGATTTGGATGAAATCGATGAAGCGAATGATGTGG GTGCTAAACGTCGTTTGGCTTTCTTGGACGCGATGGTGGAGATGACAAAGAATCCGGATATTGAGTGGACAGAGAAGGATGTGATGGATGAAGTGAATACGATTATGTTTGAG GGTCACGACACCACCGCCGCCTGTTCCAGTTTTGTACTCTCTCTACTTGGCATCCATAAAGACGTGCAGACACGAGTATACGAggagcaaaaacaaatattcgcCGACGACACTGAGCGCGATTGCACCTTTGCCGACACGCTAGAAATGCAGTACTTGGAGCGTGTAATCAAAGAGACGCTGCGACTCTATCCACCAGTACCGGTGACAGGCCGCAAAGTTAACGAGGATGTACGATTGGCCTCCGGACCATACACAATACCGAAGGGAACGACTGTTGTGCTGGGAACTTATGCGGTGCATCGACGTGCCGATTGCTATGAGAATCCGGATAAATTCGATCCGGACAATTTCTTGCCGGAGAAGGTGTCAAAGCGACACTACTACAGCTATGTGCCCTTCAGCGCGGGTCCACGCAGTTGTGTTGGACGCAAGTATGCCATGTTGATGCTGAAAGTACTGCTCTCGACGTTGGTGCGTAAATTCGCAATACACTCGAATGTGGATGAGACGCAATTTCAATTACAAGGTGACATCATATTGAAATTAGCTAATGGCTTCAAGGTTGTGCTGACCACACGTCAGCACTGA